The genomic segment TAAGTAAGGGAAAAGATGCAGCAGCCTATAGTGAAGAGCATAGGCTTGTGTGTTGGAGTAGAAAGGAATTGTGAGGATATGAGAGCATATGCCAATCTGAGCATATTGGGGAACTGGGTGGACTATCTTTGCATTTCTGGATCCTTATCAATCACtggcagctgctgtgtggaATTGTTCAGACTGGTGTAGTCCTGACACAGAAGCAGAGTTACAGAGCATCAAGAGCTTTCATGTCAGGTTCAATAATGTAGAGTAACTTGGTTGCCTCCAGGGTGACACAGAATTTGAGATTACAGGTTTACAGAAGAAATAACATCATTCACCACATTTTGGGTTGCTTTGAGGGCAGGAGCTGTTTATTTGATCTAATCCTAAAGTGAGGTGTTTTGTGTCTTGTTGATTCTTTATCCTCCTGTTGAGCTTTCTTATTAGCTGTTGGGGCATTTTGAATAATACCTGTTCTTTGTCTTGcataaataagtaaaatgttttctaGGTCATTTACACTTCTGTAATGGAAAACTATTTTGGTGATCCGTAGAAGTACAGGTTAAAGTGAACTAACTGGTGCAGTTTAAGGCTCCTATGCTGTAGCATGTTACCAACTGGTTGTAAAGGAAGCTGAATTTCTACTAGAAGCTTTTGGATGACTGATCAACTactaattttagaaattttttcCCTGTGGTAGAACTATATCAAagcatatatgtatttaaatgttGCAAGTAGTAGAAGACATCAGGGAGCATAAAATAGCCATGTCTTAGGGGAAATGGAAATcttgtaaataaattaataaatggaatttttaagaaacattgaaggaaaaaaaccaataCAAAACTgccaaacaccacaaaaactgGGTGTACTAATAGCAAGATAGGGAGTTGTCTCACGTGTCCAGTGAAATATATGAAGCCTTTTAATTCTCCATTGAGACGCACCTAAACTACCTAGCTGTCTCGTACTTTTTATTGTACAGACTTTAAACAGATGCATCCCAAGATGTGAATGGTTTGAAggcagaattatttttgtgttatggttgtgtgctgtgctgctcacagTTGTCTCACATGGCACAAGCATCAGTGGTGAAACTCAGCATCAAGATGTTTTAGATCTGTGCGCCAAATTCTTGCTTTGTCTCACTTCTATTATCTTTTATAACTCCTGTTTTACTAGGGTAGAAATACAGTTGGAAATATAAACTCattcttctaaaaaaaagaaaaaagtaactttttcctcatttctctcAGTATCATTCCTTTTATACACAGTAGTCTAGTTGTCATTACCACAGGATCCACTGATTTACTACCTTCCACCAATCTGAAGGACTCTGGCATGTACCTGCCATCTGGTTTTGTTCAACATGAGTTACTTAACTGCGCTGTACATTGATTGTTGCAGCATACATGAACGTCATATCGCACATGTTACAGGCATGCTTGCCTCTCGGGAAGTACAAGTGACTTCTGGGTTTTGGACCTTCTTGTATGCTTTAATAAAATAGTCTTACTAGCTTTTACTCTTATTTTAACCTTAGGCCAGAGTGAATTCTGAGCAGGAGCACTTCCTCATTGTACCTTTTGGACTTCTCTATAGTGAAGTTACTGCATCTAGTCTGGTGAGTAGTTACTATTTTTCACAGCTGCAAAATATGAATAGCTGAATCTGCTCTATCCTAGAGAATATTTGACTCTGTGTTACACGTTTAGAGTACTTTTATTGAACATGATTTGTTTGGGTACAGCTGAGATATCCCTGAGAGAGATGTCTTTGCACGTGTTCACACCAGGTCTCCAGTTGATCTGGCTGTGAGGAGGCGCCGTGTCATTTGGAGAGCCAACCACATCGTGTCCTTGGAAGCTGTTGGCTGTTGAGTCAGGCTTGTCGAgggaaactgtgtgtgtttcagacaTAAACGATGCAAACCAATTACAATTTTGAGATATTGTGTCAGGTGCCTGATTTAAGTTGCCATCTTTTAATGATGTAAGTAGCTGAGAGTGTAGATAGATTGTTTTTGAGATCTAATGGCTGTAGTTGAAGACACAACTCCCTTAACTGTTAACTAGTCAGAAGCATTTTGTGAGTGTTTATCTTCAGTGtagtctgctgctgctgaaggcaaCTTGAGTAGATATGTTTGACTCTATGTTGAAACAAAATAGAAACTTTCACACTGTTCTTTCCACCTGGCTACTGTAAGGTAAGTAACCTTTAGCAGAGAGGTGAGGTAAGTATGTGCAGAATAGTGACATTTCAAATTTGTGTTGCTCTGGACACCTTAAGGTCCCAAAATTCCTCCTCAGCTATCTGAAAAGCTGGCGTTGTCTTACATAGCTCCAGCTTAACCACCTGTAAAACTTGACTTGAAAAAGCTATAGGAAAGGGAatggagaaaacagaactgcTCTTTCTTGTTACTACAAGATTTTTAGAAGAGGGTGAGGGCCATGCTGTGGGagtattttgtgtgttttgctgtttgttttttgtttgtttttttttttttaaaggtgttcTGATTTTTATCTCTATATCAGGAGTGAAGTCCCTTGAGAATTAAGCTTGCATAAAGGTAGCAAAATGGCTATACACAGAGTAGAGAACATGTTCATACAACAAATAGctagcagcagggtttaataaGAAGATAAACTACACCGATGAGGCACATAGCTTAGCCAGAGGAGCACGCTGACCAGCAGCCTGCTTACGTGACCGGCCCTTTATTGCccctttccttctgtttctctcctgcTTGTTCTTCCCTTCTCCACTTTGAAACTCCTTTGATCATCTTCTCTCCAAATAAACAGCCCATACGTAAttactttttgccttttattccACTTTGGTTACATTTATATCCAAATTTGGTATTTATAATATTATCAGCTGGGCAATCTCAGCCTTACATGATATCAGTAATATGGTTACCTAGGTGCTGGCCTTTCAAGAACCTACTCCCCAAAAGGTCCCAATACTCCTCTTCAGGTATCTGTAGAGCTTGCAAGTTTCTTCTATAAACCCACActaattttctgtgaaatgtaGCCATTTGTCACAGAGTTGTCTGTAACTTTGTCAGCTTCTTGCACTGTCGCCTGTTACACGCAGCAATTTCTTGTGCCATATCCAATAGTTCCTGATGTCCCCTTCAATTAAATTAATCTGAAGCTGGAGCCCCGGTCACCTAGCTACAGCCTTATTGTGCATATTTTGAcacttgttaaaataaaatactgaacgAAGTACGGTTGTAGAGCTTCAGTGGTAGATGCTGAATTAAATCAGATTTTTGGCAGTCTTGATTGATCTATGAAACTCgttcttttccttcccaggTTAAAGTCAATCTTCAGGGAGACGTAGTTGATCGTGGAAGCACCAACTTGGGAGTAAACCAAGCTGGCTTTACTTTGCACTCTGCAATTTATGCCGCTCGACCTGATGTTAAATGCATTGTTCACATTCATACGCCAGCAGGGGCGGCGGTAAGTACGCTTTTTAGTTTGTCATCTGTCCTGTTTCCCCCACCCCAAACAGCTGGAAGGTAGCTGGGTACCCCTTAATCATagatttaattcctttttgaAGGGCACAAAGCCTTTCAGTCTGCCTTCTCTTTGAATCAGTCAGACCCTCCTGTGGTCAGACAGTAAATTGAGCTCTCTAATTGGAAAATACAGATTTAGTATTTGTGTCCTTCACCACAAATGACCATATCTTTTGACAGTGAGTTGTAAGAGCTTTACCATATTTTATTGGCATTGTAAAGCACAATTTATCAAGGTTTTCTTAAATGTTTGGAACTTTTCCGATACCTCTCATTAGTACAGTTTTGCCTCTTTGAAACAGAGTAACCGGATGACTCTCAAAAAATTCCAAAGATCActttctgatttaattttttttaactgggtAACAGCAGTGATACAaccattttaaagataaattattaatttcctaAAATTGTGAATTACAGAGTAGTCTTTAAAAACGTTTCTTAACTTTACCCTCAGAGCTGCAGAATTACCTATGTCAAAGTTTATTGCTAAGTGTTTTGTCtttggagggaggaaaaaaataaatcaccaaGTGGGGTGGAAGGAATGATGGATGCCATTGAtttttggggtttgggttttgtgggtgtgggtttttttttctgattcttttcATGTTGGTGTTGATGTCATGCAAAAGCAGCCATACCGAGTCAGACCCAAGATCAATGTGATTTTTGTCTCCAATCCAAAAGTTTTTCTTATCACTattatatattcttttttcccccttttttctgttgcaagaagttaattgttttaatatttcCCAGGTTTCTGCAATGAAGTGTGGTCTCTTGCCCATTTCACCTGAAGCCCTTTCTCTGGGGGAGGTAGCTTATCACGACTACCATGGGATTTTAGTGGATGATGAAGAAAAGGTGGTTATTCAGAAGAATTTGGGGCCTAAAAGCAAGGTCAGTATTTACATCTAGAATTAAAGAAAAGTATGTGTGTGAGCGTATGTTCTTTAGTCAAGAGCAAGAAAATAGTTGCCTTACTGCTGTTGACTTCCTTTGCAATGTCTCTCTAGGTCCTTATTCTCAGAAACCACGGCTTGGTGTCAGTTGGAGAGACTGTTGAGGAGGCTTTCTACTATATTCATAATCTAGTGCTTGCCTGTGAAATTCAAGTAAGAATTTTATCGTGTTATCTAATAATACAGTCTGCTGTATTAGCCTTCAAACAGATTAATAGTTCTGTGCTTTGCTGGTTAAACTCTTGATCTAAACTAACACGGTGATCTGTGAAATCATTATGTTACACGGGAACATTGAAAACATTGATTTAACCAGCAATATTCAAATACTACATTAGAACTATTGATTTGATAGATACTGCCTGTTAAAATAGAGGTATTTTCAAAGCCTTAAGACAACATTTATACAAATTTGTTAATTTATTGAgcttatttcttctgttttgctgagGTCACTTCCCACCCCCCCTCCTCGAGAAACTAAAAGTTGACTTTATTGCTTTTTAAGGTGCGTACCCTGGCCAGTGCAGGTGGACCTGACAACTTAGTGCTTTTAGATCCTGGAAAGTATAAAGCCAAATCTCGTTCTCCTGAGTCTCCAGCAGGTGAGGGTACTGTATCCCATCCAAAATGGCAGATTGGCGAACAGGAATTTGAAGCTCTTATGCGAATGCTGGATAATCTGGTAAGGCAGGCCTTTATGTCTAATTGTTTCATATCTTAATGTATAAAACCCTTTAAAAGCTGCAATAAGGGACATTAGTTAAGAATGGGCTGCATATATAGCTGGGATAGTTTATGCAGCTTGCAGTCTGAGGAGGGGAGACAACATGAAGAGTGTCACAGAATGCTTCAGGTGTCCTTTGTGCAGATGCCAGATTTACTTGTGTATTCATAATCTACTAGTTATCAGTGAGATGAGAGGGGGATCCTTGTGTGACTTGACACTTCCAAACAGAAGTGCTGTGGTGCTTGCTGCTCCTTAGTCTGTGTTCCCTCTGTTCCCATCCACTCCCAAAATGTGTAAAACAGCAGGGTCCAGCACGATTTGACTGTGTAAGATTCTACTAGAAGAGCTCAAAAGACAGACTTCAGATAAATTAGTCTTCAGATGAAATGGTTTCGGTACCATCCCAGCTGTAATGAATGACCAGCTACCAACATTTGCTGTCCAGCTTTAATGGGAAAGATGATACCTTTCATTACCTCAGTGGTAATGAATATATGAAAAAGTATGGTCACTGTAATAATCAGAGACAGTCTTCTGATTTGTGATTtaattgttctttttcctttatagaCTGAACTGTGGTTTTCACAGTCATGTGGTGCATGTGTCACTCACAGGATCCACACTGATGATATCTTAAAACACTGTTCACCACATCAACTATCTAGTAGATAActagtttttttccccttagatCAGTGTCCTATCtgtagcagggaaaaaaaaaatgggctgTCTTGTTAAACAATTTGACTACATAATGTTTTAATATCAGACAAAATGATCAGTTATAACCTTAAGTCTATAGaaaaattctcatttattttagtAAGCAATAATTAGACTATTAATGTAGTTTATTATGGCTAACAGACTCATTGTAACACTGATTGGTATGTTCAGCAGTTTCAGCTGGATTTCCCTTTCTCTAGGGAATACCAGTTTTATGTTTCTTACTGCAAAGAGGAAGTAGAATTACAAAGGAAATAGCATTGTACACGCTAGGCACGTAGcaataaaagcagctttctgtCATCTGTTATATAGCCACATATTTTATTGGATAGTTAATTACATTAGGTGTTAGATAATTACTCAAGATGTGTTTTGATCATTAAAACATGGAGCAGCAGCCAAGATAATGACTCAGCAGTGCTTAATGCATGAAAAACTCTGCAAAGAGAGCTACATCCACATGCTCAGGGCTGAAGTTTCTTTACAACTAGCTTTATCTCTGAAGAATTTGAGTGCTTTGGGAGGTGGGCTAGtcacactgtttttctttgagccacattgaaaataatttgctgcTAGAAACTTCTTAGAGAAACTGTTAAATGTCCTTTTTGTATGTGTAAATGCTGAGCGAAATATGGAAGCAAGCGGGAAAACATGACTAGTGTGTGAGGGAaggaaggtaaaagggaaacaaaatataattcagaggaagtaggagagaagAACAATATAGGTAGAGAAGATCAGGGAGCAGAGAGACTATGGACCTGAAAGTAGCATTCTTAAAGTCTTCCCCTGTATACAGTCTGTTGAACTCTAGATGTCAGAACACAGAAGAGATCTTTCTAGTCTGCCCTACATTTTGTGTTATACAGGTTTATGTTTATGTTAATGTCCTTGATTTATGATTGTGAGAAACAGTCAATACATTTGattgcagtttaaaaaaaaaaaagtgtaaatgaGTAGCTGGAATATGGTGCAAAGAAAAATCAGGATTCTTCATTTGGACTTAAATTGGAAAGGATACTAATGTAGCCTCATTACTGCATGTTACCCACCTTTGACGTGACTTTGTCCGCCCTAACTGGTGAACAGCAGTTAAAGAGAAGGCTGTGTTGGAGAATGGTTTTTGCAGTTAAGCCTATCGATCAAACCAAAACTCAGTCATCTGTTGAAGCACTTGGAGATGTAGAAGACTAATCCTgctgctttgtttgctttgtttttttcagggttACAGAACTGGCTATCCGTATCGATGCCCTGCTCTGAGAGAGAAATCTAAAAAATACAGTGATGTTGAGATTCCAGCTAGTGTCACAGGTTACTCCTTTACTAGTGATGGCGAATCAGGCACTTGCTCCCCCCTCAGACACAGTTTTCAGAAACAGCAGCGAGAGAAGACAAGGTGGCTGAACTCTGGCCGAGGGGATGATGCTTCTGAAGAAGGGCAGAATGGCAGCAGCCCCAAGTCGAAGACTAAGGTGTGGACGAACATTACACACGATCACGTGAAACCCTTGCTGCAGTCTCTCTCGTCCGGTGTCTGCGTGCCAAGCTGTATTACCAACTGCTTGGTCTGTGCCTACCTTACTGTTCATAGTTAGATGATGTAGAGCAACTTGGGGTGGCTGGCACTTAGAGgctttgggaagaaaaagattactttcctaattcttttcttttttcttgcataaaaaaattaaatgtgttttactAACCACTTAATTTGGCTTTGATTAGACATGAGCTGTAAAAATCATCTCGCTTGTTATGCTTTAAACTGCTTAAGACTTTGGAGCCTCtagttttcttttggtttttcaAGCTAATGACCAACCAGATTGAATCATGGTTTTGACTGAATAGGTTCTGCATTTTAATGGCTTAATTAAGGACAACTGTGTTAGGGAACTACTAATTCTATCTGCATGAAAGCTtttcagttaaaagaaaaacgAAACTAAGTATTCAGTGGTCTTTTGTACAAGTATCTATAGAAATAATCAAATTTCTACCCTCTGTTACCTATCACAACTTAATTTGCAAGCAATTTTCAACCCTTTCTATGTACCAGAggatatttaaatattgtttttttccttaagcagtTTTTCTTATCTAGTTTCTCAGCTCTTCTTCCTGTCCTGTTTACTGTGCTTTTGTCTGCCCCAAAGCCTCTGAGTGTTCACAACCAGCTGCCTTCTGCATGTAGTGTTGCATGTAAGTAGATGGCCATAAATGGAAAGTCTTTCCTAAAGTATCAGCTGGGTGCGGCATGACTAAAGTGCAGCTCAGGCCATCAGCAGGCACTAATCGACAGATTCTGCAACCggtgcttctttttttgtttagcAATGCTGCTTACAGTTAAATTTTGCACTGAAAGATATGTTaattgaaaagcaaaaggatCAAATGCTGTCAAATGGACATCAGTAGCTGTTGGTGTGTAACTGtggttttcatattttcttgGACATATACAGAGTATCTAAAATGTAGGCAGGGATTTGCACGCATACATGCTTTCATAACGGTTGAGTCTGAGCTGAACTGTAGTAGTTCAGTAGTGCTTCAGTAGAGGTACTGTGTGTATAGTAGTATGGTTACAGGTGAGTCTTAATAAAACTAATACTCTTGAAAGTGAAAAaataggcattttttttccagaacaccTCTTCATTCTTATTTACCCTACAAAACTATGCTTCACCTCTGAATACATTCAGAGTTCTCTATATTTTGAATACTTTTATGGAATGATTGCTCAGGTAATGTGTGTACTAAAATATACAGTGTTTACATGATGTAGAAAGCCCTGAAAAGACAGAGGATCTCTATCTCTGTAGTATTTTTGTGGTGTTCTTTTTGGtttaagaaagtaaaatattatACATATATTGTTTGTACTATCAGCATTTTAGTAAACTCAGCTATAGTTTTGCCTTGATTGGAAGAAAGCTTAAAGCTATGCATGTTTGGAGCAGTTTGTGCTTTCAGCTTTGGCTCACGAAGTAGGTAGTAtttcatatttgaaattatCAGTGAAAGGTTGAAGTAAAATTCCTACTCGGAAACTAGTCTTGGCTGATGATATACTGAAGCAATAGAAAATTTCATGCAGTATAAGAGGTTtgtgtatttgcattttttaatgcTTGTTATTAACCTTAAGAAAAAGTAGCTTGTTATATTGAGGCtgtttttatatatgttttGACTAAAAATTATCTTTAATAAAAAGCTGGAGTAGTTTTTATCTGAGAAGATAATCATCAGTGAGTATTTCACAGCTCCATGTTCATTCCATTTTTTACTTTACAgttgcaaaacattttaaaattctgttgcTTTTTGGAGTTTGACAATTTCTGGCTATCTTATTGTTTCTTGAAGTTACTCAGGAAAAAACGCATAGCATTTGCTCTATAAACAGGTTTGCTTTACTGTTCAGTGCATTTTCTATGCAATGTGATTGGAAATTAGGACACCGCATGTAATAAACATTATCAAGATAGAGTTAGTTGTACATCAAATTAAACAGAGCTCCATACTAAATGCACTGATCCAATAAAGCAGCCTTCTATGAAGAACCCATGAAGCGCTTAAAGTTTGTGTTTGGGATATTTTTGTAACCTCTCGAGCTATGAGTTATAAAATATTCGACATCACCAAACTGTTCCTGTAGGTTGCTGTTGCTGATACAGCTATTTATTTGTGCGGAACTTAATTCTGGAACCAGAACATTTTGCTGAAGTAGCTTGTTTTAATGCAAAACTTTGGTGATGCCCACTCTTGCTTCACAGTACAAAATCATTCACTAAACCTGGTTAGTGACATCACATTGCTTTTCATACTTCTGTCATCTTATGCTTTAAGTTCGCTTTGATGTTTGTTGAGTATCGGAGGATTGAATCAATGATCTCTGTCTCTCTTGTGCTGTTTCGTAAAAACACCCAGTGCAGAAAATGAAAACGGCAGCAGCAGGGTTTTAGAGCTTGTGTCTTAGATCTTGCCGTACTTCTGTTTGGGTAAGGTATAGCGtcctttttaaacaaaaaccaactCAGTGTGAAATTTCTGATAAAAATGTCCTTGAAAATAAGCAATTACATTGGAGTTTTCCTACTCTTGTGTTAATATATCTCTTCATAAAGTGACAGACTGTTTTTAGAAGCACAGAGCACTGCAGTTGTCAGTGTGATCAAGTGCACAGAAAAAACAGCTTGAAAACCTTTCAGTCTCCATaagctgcacagagctgtaGTATGTGCATCATTTTGGGTGGAAGTTATTTGCAACTTAACTGGCTCtctagtttttgttgttgttactagCTTGACTTAATAGAATGATGCtgatatttataaatgtatctGAAGGCACAGTTTATATAACTGAGGAAGGAAGCAACTTGAATAGTCTTAGGAATGAATAGAAGAATACAATCATTGGTTCAGTTCTCTGCTCCGTATAATGCATGATCAACTGGTCTGTAAATTTGCTGCTCTGAGTGTCTGTAGCCATTGCAGCAATACTGACTGTTCAACCGTTCTTGATATTACAGTGGACTAAAGAGGATGGACATAGAACTGCCACCTCTGCTGTCCCTAACCTGTTCGTTCCACTCAACACCAATCCAAAGGAGGTCCAAGAAATGAGGAACAAGGTTTGTAATAGTAGTAAAATAGTACAATTTGGTTGTGTACTTGTAATGAACTAATTTACTTTGCTGTAGTGATACTTTTGGGGTTCAATAACACAGCTCTGGTATTTTCCTGCCCCTTTCTAACTAGATACTGAAACAATTCCTGAATGTTCTAACTCGTCTTGGAAAGAGATGGTGTTACTGTCCACTGTATGAAGAATTTCATGGTCTTATATTTTGTTACTGTCAGACCAGTTGCTGGATACCTCTGAAACAGCTGAGTTTATAGGAGTAATTCTGTTCCCTGAGATCGTAGTTGTATCTTAGTGACCCGTTTCCCTGTTTTGATTGCACCGGTTGAAATTGTGGCCTAGACAAAGAAATCTATGCATCTCTCCACATATTATATTTTATGATATTATAATATGCTGTGATTGTTGCAGAATCTTTTTTGGCCTTTAGAGCTGCATGTTAATCTTTTTCAAGTGACCTAGCAGTTAATTTTCCAGTCTTCGAAGTTCACATCTTGTCATCAGCCAAATGCACTGggattttttcacttttatttcttttaaagtataAGTTATGCACCACTATCTTGTTAATACTTGTTCTGGATTGTTTTGCTACTTCTAACTGATGGGCATATGGAACACAGAAGTCAGTGTTATGTCACAGGAAAGTCTGTGTGCAGGAATACTGATTTGtgctaaaataatttgtataaGGTTGTCagagcttttgcttttcctgactcGGCACTGTAAAAATAATAGTCACTTGAAATGAGAAATCTGGTGAAAATGCCAAGCTGTTCCTTAGTGTCTGAAGCACAAATATCACTGTATTTAAAACTTGCATGAGGCAACTAAGAGAAGTAAAACTTCCAACTTTTTACTTTCCTGATGACAAGAAGGGTAGTAAACTAGAAACAAATACAGGTAGTGCAAGGTCTTCATACTTTCTGAAATACCAAGTATCAATAATACCTTACGGTTGTATACTTGtatgcattatttttatataaatttagTGTCGTTTTAAGTTGCAAAATAGAGGTCTTTTTGGAtgcatgcttttcttcatttatctTGGAATAAGAACTAGAATATTGTAGAAATTTTGGGTCAGTTGTTATGAATTCTTTACCACTGTAGGATATCTAATTTAAATAGATAATAACTAGATTTAAATGGAAAGAACTGAGATGTATTTATGATGCAACAAAAGGAATGTGTTTGAGTACTCTAGAATGTCAGTTTAtgcatagaaaaatatttacatgtcCTTATGAGAATATGGTCATGACTAGATGCAAAAATTGAATGCTGTGCAGTGTTCCACAGTAAGTTCTGTAGGAAGCTGATACTGTGGTGCAATAGGCTAGTGACAGAAACCTCTAATTGACTGTTCACATACAATAGCCTTACATAAATATGACCTCTGAGCTTCGCTCCACACTTTTCTTCACAGACTGGAGTTGTCTGTTACCTCATTTGTAGAGTTTTACCATGAGCCAGTACTAAAAAGCAAAGGACAGTACCTGCTGTGGTGCTTAAAGACTAAATTCTGAGAAATGTGAGGAAACAACTAGCAACATGCACAGATATCTTCAAGTGGTGTTTATAAGCACAGCTTTATTTGATGGGTAATGCCATAGCAATCTACAGTAGTTGCAGCCTGTTGGCAGGTTCACCCACCCCTCtttcaaatatgaaaatgtGATTACCATTTCTCGGTTGTTCCCCTGACTGtattctgctgctttcttttacaGATCCGAGAGCAAAATCTACAAGATATTAAAACTGCAGGCCCTCAGTCACAGGTTCTTTCTGGGGTAGTTGTGGACAGGAGTCTTGTACAGGTGAGAGTATAAAATGCCTTAAACTGTTAGTTAATCTACGATGCCCTCTGCTTTCACCTAATATGTCACtgtaaaattattctttaattGGCAGAGAGTAACTGTTTATAAGGTAAGTCTTA from the Columba livia isolate bColLiv1 breed racing homer chromosome 4, bColLiv1.pat.W.v2, whole genome shotgun sequence genome contains:
- the ADD1 gene encoding alpha-adducin isoform X7 is translated as MNGDSGVGVVTSPPPTTAPHKERYFDRVDENNPDYLRERNMAPDLRQDFNMMEQKKRVSMILQSPAFCEELESMIQEQFKKGKNPTGLLALQQIADFMTTNVPNVYPAAPQGGMAALNMSLGMVTPVNDLRGSDSIAYEKGEKLLRCKLAAFYRLADLFGWSQLIYNHITARVNSEQEHFLIVPFGLLYSEVTASSLVKVNLQGDVVDRGSTNLGVNQAGFTLHSAIYAARPDVKCIVHIHTPAGAAVSAMKCGLLPISPEALSLGEVAYHDYHGILVDDEEKVVIQKNLGPKSKVLILRNHGLVSVGETVEEAFYYIHNLVLACEIQVRTLASAGGPDNLVLLDPGKYKAKSRSPESPAGEGTVSHPKWQIGEQEFEALMRMLDNLGYRTGYPYRCPALREKSKKYSDVEIPASVTGYSFTSDGESGTCSPLRHSFQKQQREKTRWLNSGRGDDASEEGQNGSSPKSKTKVWTNITHDHVKPLLQSLSSGVCVPSCITNCLWTKEDGHRTATSAVPNLFVPLNTNPKEVQEMRNKIREQNLQDIKTAGPQSQVLSGVVVDRSLVQRVTVYKDAPLSDCTESIEGLDLTEQAYSPAKSLSVRKGELVTASKAIIEKEYQPKVIVSTTGPNPFNKLTDRELEEYRKEVERKQKGPEEPSEDGRQQKERSPPDHTSARTPPSTPIKIEEGDGYAKEYLLP
- the ADD1 gene encoding alpha-adducin isoform X4, with the translated sequence MNGDSGVGVVTSPPPTTAPHKERYFDRVDENNPDYLRERNMAPDLRQDFNMMEQKKRVSMILQSPAFCEELESMIQEQFKKGKNPTGLLALQQIADFMTTNVPNVYPAAPQGGMAALNMSLGMVTPVNDLRGSDSIAYEKGEKLLRCKLAAFYRLADLFGWSQLIYNHITARVNSEQEHFLIVPFGLLYSEVTASSLVKVNLQGDVVDRGSTNLGVNQAGFTLHSAIYAARPDVKCIVHIHTPAGAAVSAMKCGLLPISPEALSLGEVAYHDYHGILVDDEEKVVIQKNLGPKSKVLILRNHGLVSVGETVEEAFYYIHNLVLACEIQVRTLASAGGPDNLVLLDPGKYKAKSRSPESPAGEGTVSHPKWQIGEQEFEALMRMLDNLGYRTGYPYRCPALREKSKKYSDVEIPASVTGYSFTSDGESGTCSPLRHSFQKQQREKTRWLNSGRGDDASEEGQNGSSPKSKTKVWTNITHDHVKPLLQSLSSGVCVPSCITNCLWTKEDGHRTATSAVPNLFVPLNTNPKEVQEMRNKIREQNLQDIKTAGPQSQVLSGVVVDRSLVQGELVTASKAIIEKEYQPKVIVSTTGPNPFNKLTDRELEEYRKEVERKQKGPEEPSEDGRQQKERSPPDHTSARTPPSTPIKIEEERQQDQTYKDDSDAATFKQTLPDLTPDEPSEALGFPPLGKEEGRCDEDVPKSQTESPAVENKEPQPQPAEEAVTPPAEEGPAADAGSDESPGKSPSKKKKKFRTPSFLKKSKKKSDS
- the ADD1 gene encoding alpha-adducin isoform X12; this translates as MNGDSGVGVVTSPPPTTAPHKERYFDRVDENNPDYLRERNMAPDLRQDFNMMEQKKRVSMILQSPAFCEELESMIQEQFKKGKNPTGLLALQQIADFMTTNVPNVYPAAPQGGMAALNMSLGMVTPVNDLRGSDSIAYEKGEKLLRCKLAAFYRLADLFGWSQLIYNHITARVNSEQEHFLIVPFGLLYSEVTASSLVKVNLQGDVVDRGSTNLGVNQAGFTLHSAIYAARPDVKCIVHIHTPAGAAVSAMKCGLLPISPEALSLGEVAYHDYHGILVDDEEKVVIQKNLGPKSKVLILRNHGLVSVGETVEEAFYYIHNLVLACEIQVRTLASAGGPDNLVLLDPGKYKAKSRSPESPAGEGTVSHPKWQIGEQEFEALMRMLDNLGYRTGYPYRCPALREKSKKYSDVEIPASVTGYSFTSDGESGTCSPLRHSFQKQQREKTRWLNSGRGDDASEEGQNGSSPKSKTKVWTNITHDHVKPLLQSLSSGVCVPSCITNCLWTKEDGHRTATSAVPNLFVPLNTNPKEVQEMRNKIREQNLQDIKTAGPQSQVLSGVVVDRSLVQGELVTASKAIIEKEYQPKVIVSTTGPNPFNKLTDRELEEYRKEVERKQKGPEEPSEDGRQQKERSPPDHTSARTPPSTPIKIEEGDGYAKEYLLP
- the ADD1 gene encoding alpha-adducin isoform X9 translates to MNGDSGVGVVTSPPPTTAPHKERYFDRVDENNPDYLRERNMAPDLRQDFNMMEQKKRVSMILQSPAFCEELESMIQEQFKKGKNPTGLLALQQIADFMTTNVPNVYPAAPQGGMAALNMSLGMVTPVNDLRGSDSIAYEKGEKLLRCKLAAFYRLADLFGWSQLIYNHITARVNSEQEHFLIVPFGLLYSEVTASSLVKVNLQGDVVDRGSTNLGVNQAGFTLHSAIYAARPDVKCIVHIHTPAGAAVSAMKCGLLPISPEALSLGEVAYHDYHGILVDDEEKVVIQKNLGPKSKVLILRNHGLVSVGETVEEAFYYIHNLVLACEIQVRTLASAGGPDNLVLLDPGKYKAKSRSPESPAGEGTVSHPKWQIGEQEFEALMRMLDNLGYRTGYPYRCPALREKSKKYSDVEIPASVTGYSFTSDGESGTCSPLRHSFQKQQREKTRWLNSGRGDDASEEGQNGSSPKSKTKVWTNITHDHVKPLLQSLSSGVCVPSCITNCLWTKEDGHRTATSAVPNLFVPLNTNPKEVQEMRNKIREQNLQDIKTAGPQSQVLSGVVVDRSLVQDAPLSDCTESIEGLDLTEQAYSPAKSLSVRKGELVTASKAIIEKEYQPKVIVSTTGPNPFNKLTDRELEEYRKEVERKQKGPEEPSEDGRQQKERSPPDHTSARTPPSTPIKIEEGDGYAKEYLLP